In the genome of Falco naumanni isolate bFalNau1 chromosome W, bFalNau1.pat, whole genome shotgun sequence, one region contains:
- the LOC121080660 gene encoding zinc finger protein 366-like — protein MMRNEEISFNVDSTRASPFSCCLQPLSLVTKPHRMTPFGEEFRPHLSHFHYGPPPLGDMETFQGSLEAGSRKHKSMPTKMPPSIALEGSSPPPDRPEDHNDIDSSSLPLVFQQPAQPKYSSQMINLCNFGFQFYRTLEHFGAKPIKQEPMNSKMAWPSSPAFMQAPYPCYPKVHPGLMFPFTVPPKFHFRNPFQMKRPSEPPFRRAEVRGENKQKVERVDVNLQIDDSYCVDVGSEQKRWQCPMCEKSYTSKYNLVTHILGHSGIKPHACTRCGNFFKQLSHLHMHMLTHQGTRPHKCQVCHKAFTQTSHLKRHMMQHSDIKPYTCRICGRGFAYPSELKAHESKHESSQENICVEHGLDFPTLSQLKRHLTTHCGPVQYNCTECDKTFQYPSQLQKHMMKHKDIRPYICTECGMEFVQPHHLRQHSLTHKGVKEHKCGICGREFTLLANMKRHVLIHTNIRAYQCHLCFKSFVQKQTLKAHMIVHSDVKPFKCKGSFNLDSELRELKDNFNGDLCPEPPEQARYEQDHPDNQYCV, from the exons atgatgAGGAATgaagaaattagttttaatGTGGACAGTACACGAGcctctcccttttcctgctgtctgcagcctCTGAGCCTTGTTACAAAGCCACACAGAATGACTCCATTTGGTGAAGAATTCAGACCACACCTCTCACATTTCCACTATGGCCCTCCTCCTCTTGGAGACATGGAAACTTTCCAGGGGTCCTTGGAAGCAGGATCTCGGAAACACAAGAGCATGCCAACAAAAATGCCTCCTTCTATTGCTCTTGAGGGTTCCTCACCACCACCAGACAGACCTGAAGATCACAATGATATAGACTCTTCCAGTCTCCCCTTGGTGTTTcaacagccagcacagcccaagTACAGTTCCCAGATGATCAACCTCTGCAACTTTGGTTTTCAGTTCTACAGAACACTGGAGCACTTTGGAGCCAAGCCCATTAAGCAAGAACCAATGAATTCTAAGATGGCATGGCCCAGTAGCCCAGCATTCATGCAGGCTCCTTACCCTTGTTATCCTAAAGTCCATCCTGgcttaatgtttccttttactGTGCCcccaaaatttcatttcaggaacccctttcaaatgaaaaggcCTTCAGAGCCACCCTTCAGAAGGGCTGAAGTCAGAggtgaaaataaacagaaagtgGAAAGAGTAGATGTCAACCTTCAGATAGATGACAGCTACTGTGTTGATGTGGGGAGTGAACAGAAACGCTGGCAATGTCCCATGTGTGAGAAGTCATATACATCCAAGTACAATTTGGTCACCCATATCTTGGGGCACAGTGGCATTAAGCCACATGCTTGCACCCGATGTGGCAATTTTTTCAAGCAGTTGAGCCACTTGCACATGCATATGTTGACACACCAGGGCACTAGGCCACATAAGTGCCAGGTGTGCCACAAGGCTTTCACTCAAACCAGTCACCTTAAGAGACACATGATGCAACACAGTGACATCAAGCCTTACACCTGCAGGATCTGTGGCAGAGGTTTTGCCTATCCCAGTGAGCTGAAAGCACATGAGTCTAAGCATGAGAGCAGCCAAGAGAACATTTGTGTGGAGCATGGTCTGGACTTCCCAACCTTGTCTCAGTTGAAAAGACACTTAACAACCCACTGTGGCCCTGTACAGTACAATTGCACTGAATGTGATAAGACCTTCCAGTACCCAAGTCAACTGCAAAAACACATGATGAAGCACAAAGACATCCGTCCATACATCTGCACTGAATGCGGCATGGAGTTTGTGCAGCCTCACCATCTCAGACAACACTCCCTAACTCACAAG ggTGTGAAAGAGCACAAATGTGGAATTTGTGGCCGGGAATTTACTCTGCTGGCCAACATGAAGCGACATGTCCTGATCCACACCAATATCAGAGCCTATCAATGTCATTTGTGCTTCAAGAGCTTTGTGCAAAAGCAGACTCTTAAGGCCCACATGATTGTTCACTCTGATGTTAAACCCTTTAAATGCAAG